The Micromonospora sediminicola genome contains a region encoding:
- a CDS encoding ABC transporter permease — MSDTATTTAGRAPSVYVPSAEALATVLAPGERPARPGPLSASLTFGWRAMLKIKHVPEQLFDVTAFPIIMVLMFTYLFGGALADSPRAYLQFFLPGIMVTSVVMITMYTGVGLNNDIEKGVFDRIRTLPVWRPAALVGMIFGDVLRYVLAALVILAVGLVLGFRPDGGVPGVLAGIGLLVVFSFAFSWVWTFFGLVLRSEKSVMGVSMMVLFPLTFLSNVFVDPSTMPGWLQAFVKVNPITHLVASVRAAMGGSMDATNTMWLLLWSAGFVAVFGSLTMYRYNRR; from the coding sequence ATGAGCGACACCGCGACGACCACCGCCGGGCGCGCGCCGTCCGTCTACGTGCCCTCCGCCGAGGCGCTGGCGACCGTGCTCGCCCCCGGTGAGCGACCGGCCCGGCCGGGACCGCTCTCCGCGTCGCTGACCTTCGGCTGGCGGGCCATGCTGAAGATCAAACACGTGCCCGAGCAGCTGTTCGACGTCACCGCGTTCCCGATCATCATGGTGCTGATGTTCACGTACCTGTTCGGCGGCGCGCTCGCCGACAGCCCGCGTGCGTACCTCCAGTTCTTCCTGCCCGGCATCATGGTGACCAGCGTCGTGATGATCACCATGTACACCGGGGTGGGCCTGAACAACGACATCGAGAAGGGTGTCTTCGACCGGATCCGCACCCTGCCGGTGTGGCGGCCGGCGGCGCTGGTCGGGATGATCTTCGGTGACGTGCTGCGCTACGTGCTGGCCGCCCTGGTCATCCTCGCCGTGGGCTTGGTGCTCGGCTTCCGTCCGGACGGCGGGGTGCCCGGCGTGCTGGCCGGGATCGGCCTGCTGGTGGTCTTCTCGTTCGCGTTCTCCTGGGTGTGGACGTTCTTCGGCCTGGTGCTGCGCAGCGAGAAGTCGGTGATGGGCGTCAGCATGATGGTGCTGTTCCCGCTGACGTTCCTGAGCAACGTGTTCGTCGACCCGTCCACCATGCCGGGCTGGTTGCAGGCGTTCGTCAAGGTCAACCCGATCACCCACCTGGTCGCCTCGGTGCGCGCCGCGATGGGCGGCTCGATGGACGCCACCAACACGATGTGGCTGCTGCTGTGGAGCGCCGGTTTCGTCGCGGTCTTCGGCTCCCTGACCATGTACCGCTACAACCGCCGCTGA
- a CDS encoding ATP-binding cassette domain-containing protein: MSNRNTGLAVEADGLVRSFGSTRALDGLDLRVPAGTVYGMLGPNGAGKTTAVRVLATLLRPDGGTARVFGHDVVTQADAVRARVSLTGQYASLDEDLTGAENLVLLGRLLGLGRPAARDRAEALLAAFGLTEAAARQVKKYSGGMRRRIDIAASILNTPDLLFLDEPTTGLDPRSRNQVWEIVRAVVAHGTTVLLTTQYLDEADQLAGRIAVVDHGRVIAEGTPGELKSSVGSGTVHVRLRDAGQRSRAEQVLRTTLGVPVQLAADPVALTARVGEDGTDLEAGEQAARALGELARAGIVVDDFSLGQPSLDEVFLALTDHPAVSTDERDDELEAAR; the protein is encoded by the coding sequence ATGAGTAACCGGAACACCGGCCTGGCCGTCGAGGCCGACGGCCTGGTCCGGTCGTTCGGCTCGACCCGGGCGCTCGACGGACTGGACCTGCGGGTCCCCGCCGGCACCGTGTACGGGATGCTCGGGCCGAACGGCGCGGGCAAGACCACCGCGGTGCGGGTGCTGGCGACGCTGCTGCGCCCCGACGGCGGCACGGCCCGGGTCTTCGGCCACGACGTGGTGACCCAGGCCGACGCGGTCCGCGCCCGGGTGAGCCTGACCGGCCAGTACGCCTCGCTGGACGAGGACCTGACCGGGGCGGAGAACCTGGTCCTGCTGGGCCGGCTGCTCGGGCTGGGCCGGCCGGCCGCGCGGGACCGGGCCGAGGCGTTGTTGGCCGCGTTCGGGCTGACCGAGGCGGCGGCCCGGCAGGTGAAGAAGTACTCCGGCGGGATGCGGCGGCGGATCGACATCGCGGCGAGCATCCTCAACACGCCGGACCTGCTGTTCCTGGACGAGCCGACCACCGGGCTCGACCCGCGCAGCCGCAACCAGGTGTGGGAGATCGTGCGGGCGGTGGTCGCGCACGGCACCACCGTGCTGCTGACCACGCAGTACCTGGACGAGGCGGACCAGCTCGCCGGCCGGATCGCGGTGGTCGACCACGGCAGGGTGATCGCGGAGGGCACCCCGGGCGAGCTGAAGTCGTCGGTCGGCTCGGGCACCGTCCACGTGCGACTGCGCGACGCCGGGCAGCGGTCCCGGGCCGAGCAGGTGCTGCGGACCACGCTGGGCGTGCCGGTGCAGCTCGCGGCGGACCCGGTGGCGCTGACCGCGCGGGTCGGCGAGGACGGCACCGACCTGGAGGCCGGAGAGCAGGCCGCCCGCGCCCTCGGCGAGCTGGCCCGGGCCGGCATCGTCGTCGACGACTTCTCCCTCGGCCAGCCCAGCCTGGACGAGGTGTTCCTGGCCCTGACCGACCACCCGGCCGTCTCGACGGACGAGCGGGACGACGAGCTGGAGGCGGCCCGATGA
- a CDS encoding ATP-binding protein — protein sequence MESRFGEEIIGREHPAGLLRAEVARVIDSHGGLVLVTGEPGIGKTALVSAAADEARRRGALVLGAACWDSDTAPDHWPWVQVLRRLARAGDDDSGAREAADVGLVALLGDRAAVPADRAGGSDHGAGLGGPADDGGRAEFDKHDAVTTALVAVAQHRPVVVVLDDLHWADPASLRLLQFATQHTWFERLLLIGTYRDAEVEAGDHPLRPLLLPLTAKATTITLTGLGRDEVAALITRTAGREPDADLVDEVHRRTGGNPFFVEQTARLWHTDGLADTIAPGVREAVRRRLDQLPAPVVEALTVAAVLGREFHRQVLAACVPAPAAQVDRLLDRAAAARLVLARGGGRFAFVHDLVRETLYDGLAEDERQARHAAVVRAVDRSAAVTDRLIPADLARHAWLAGAELDPARAGDLLLAAARDASGRLAVEESVRHFRRALDRTDEPARRVRVLLELAGLLHHAGAPEEVERLLVDAATLARGLDEPAVLARVALTAHGQHSATRRRLDAAALVREAYGRLIGEPEPDRSTGALVTDLITATETLARHGRDDEALTFSLWARHDTTWGLGSAEERAVVTAEIREVARRTGDRDTELWATSLRWVALLELGDPGYRHELTAFVAGCREGDVARQRMAATVDSGIIAALRGDFAGAESCYAEMEGYGEWEHSDHAFMAHHLRWTLLLLRGRLAEAEALLDQAGAGHPQVELLRGITAAERGDTATALRLTAEIEAAGTTYPRPVSPVWLRLRAQAAAVDGEPGRCAEVRAALAPHRGRWMVALFGCDVAGPVDLWLAGVDAAQARWDDAVTGYAAARDAADRLGARPWSVLARAGLVAALTGRGGPGDAAEATRLRAAVVAEARALGMPQVVDRLGSADAFGDISARTTGLPPGGAALPATELSGGGRVEEQGRDTPTSGVGGTGTTPSGVDGVDPGWPEFRPDGPVWRLAWAGVVVHLPDAKGLHDLRLLLGRPGVDVPAIDLLDPAAGPELVAAGRLGADPVLDDEAKARYRQHLRRLDDEIDRAARRDDERRLAALDAERAALLDQLRAAAGLAGRSRRLGDQAERARKAVTGRIRDSLRRIDQRHPALASHLRDSITTGTSCRYLPPDPISWRL from the coding sequence ATGGAGTCGCGGTTCGGCGAGGAGATCATCGGGCGGGAGCACCCGGCCGGGCTGCTGCGTGCCGAAGTGGCCCGCGTGATCGACAGTCATGGGGGCCTCGTCCTGGTGACCGGCGAGCCGGGCATCGGCAAGACGGCGCTGGTCTCGGCCGCCGCCGACGAGGCCCGTCGGCGCGGCGCGCTGGTGCTGGGCGCCGCCTGCTGGGACTCCGACACCGCCCCCGACCACTGGCCCTGGGTCCAGGTGCTGCGCCGGCTGGCCCGGGCCGGCGACGACGACTCCGGTGCCCGCGAGGCAGCCGACGTCGGCCTGGTGGCCCTGCTCGGCGATCGCGCCGCCGTGCCGGCTGACCGTGCCGGAGGGAGCGACCACGGCGCCGGTCTAGGCGGGCCGGCCGACGACGGCGGTCGGGCCGAGTTCGACAAGCACGACGCGGTGACCACCGCCCTGGTCGCGGTGGCCCAGCACCGGCCGGTCGTGGTGGTCCTCGACGACCTCCACTGGGCCGACCCGGCCTCGCTGCGGCTGCTCCAGTTCGCCACCCAGCACACCTGGTTCGAGCGGCTGCTGCTGATCGGCACCTACCGCGACGCCGAGGTCGAAGCCGGCGACCACCCGCTGCGGCCACTGCTGCTGCCGCTGACCGCGAAGGCCACCACGATCACGCTCACCGGCCTCGGGCGGGACGAGGTGGCCGCCCTGATCACCCGCACCGCCGGTCGCGAGCCCGACGCCGACCTCGTCGACGAGGTGCACCGGCGCACCGGCGGCAACCCGTTCTTCGTCGAGCAGACCGCCCGGCTCTGGCACACCGACGGGCTGGCCGACACCATCGCCCCCGGCGTCCGGGAGGCGGTGCGTCGCCGCCTCGACCAACTGCCCGCGCCGGTGGTCGAGGCGCTCACCGTGGCGGCCGTGCTCGGTCGCGAGTTCCACCGTCAGGTCCTCGCCGCCTGCGTGCCCGCCCCGGCCGCCCAGGTCGACCGGCTGCTCGACCGGGCCGCCGCCGCCCGCCTGGTGCTGGCCCGGGGCGGCGGTCGGTTCGCGTTCGTGCACGACCTGGTCCGCGAGACGCTCTACGACGGCCTCGCCGAGGACGAGCGGCAGGCCCGGCACGCCGCCGTGGTCCGGGCCGTCGACCGGTCCGCCGCGGTGACCGACCGGCTCATCCCGGCCGACCTGGCCCGGCACGCCTGGCTCGCCGGGGCCGAGCTGGACCCGGCACGCGCCGGTGACCTGCTGCTGGCCGCCGCCCGCGACGCGAGCGGCCGGCTGGCCGTGGAGGAGTCGGTGCGGCACTTCCGGCGTGCGCTCGACCGCACCGACGAGCCCGCGCGCCGGGTGCGGGTGCTGCTCGAACTGGCCGGGCTGCTGCACCACGCCGGCGCGCCGGAGGAGGTCGAACGGCTGCTGGTCGACGCCGCCACGCTGGCCCGAGGGCTGGACGAGCCGGCCGTGCTGGCCCGGGTGGCGCTGACCGCCCACGGGCAGCACTCGGCCACCCGCCGCCGGCTCGACGCCGCCGCGCTGGTCCGCGAGGCGTACGGGCGGTTGATCGGCGAACCGGAGCCGGACCGGTCCACCGGAGCCCTGGTCACCGACCTCATCACCGCCACCGAGACGCTCGCCCGGCACGGCCGCGACGACGAGGCGCTCACGTTCAGCCTGTGGGCCCGGCACGACACCACCTGGGGGCTCGGCAGCGCCGAGGAACGGGCCGTGGTCACCGCCGAGATCCGGGAGGTGGCGCGCCGCACCGGCGACCGGGACACCGAGTTGTGGGCCACCTCGCTGCGCTGGGTCGCGTTGCTGGAGCTGGGCGACCCGGGCTACCGGCACGAGCTGACCGCGTTCGTGGCCGGCTGCCGCGAGGGCGACGTGGCCCGCCAGCGGATGGCGGCGACCGTCGACAGCGGCATCATCGCCGCCCTGCGGGGCGACTTCGCCGGCGCGGAGTCGTGCTACGCCGAGATGGAGGGCTACGGCGAGTGGGAACACTCCGACCACGCCTTCATGGCACACCACCTGCGCTGGACCCTGCTGCTCCTGCGCGGGCGTCTCGCCGAGGCCGAGGCCCTGCTCGACCAGGCCGGCGCGGGTCACCCGCAGGTAGAGCTGCTGCGCGGGATCACCGCCGCCGAACGCGGCGACACCGCCACGGCGCTCCGGCTCACCGCCGAGATCGAGGCCGCCGGCACCACGTACCCCCGGCCCGTGTCGCCGGTGTGGCTGCGCCTGCGCGCGCAGGCGGCGGCGGTCGACGGCGAGCCGGGTCGCTGCGCCGAGGTGCGGGCGGCCCTGGCCCCGCACCGGGGCCGGTGGATGGTCGCGCTGTTCGGCTGCGACGTGGCCGGCCCGGTCGACCTGTGGCTGGCCGGCGTGGACGCCGCGCAGGCCAGGTGGGACGACGCGGTGACCGGCTACGCGGCGGCCCGCGACGCCGCCGACCGGCTCGGCGCGCGTCCCTGGTCGGTGCTGGCCCGGGCCGGGCTGGTCGCCGCGCTGACCGGGCGCGGCGGGCCGGGCGACGCGGCCGAGGCGACCCGGCTGCGCGCCGCGGTGGTGGCCGAGGCGCGGGCGCTGGGCATGCCCCAGGTGGTCGACCGGCTGGGGTCGGCGGACGCCTTCGGCGACATCTCCGCCCGGACGACGGGGTTGCCCCCGGGTGGCGCTGCCCTCCCCGCGACGGAGCTGTCCGGGGGCGGGCGGGTCGAGGAGCAGGGCCGCGACACGCCGACGTCGGGGGTCGGTGGCACCGGCACAACTCCCTCCGGTGTGGACGGAGTCGACCCGGGGTGGCCGGAGTTCCGCCCGGACGGGCCGGTGTGGCGGCTCGCGTGGGCGGGTGTCGTGGTGCACCTGCCCGACGCCAAGGGCCTGCACGACCTGCGGCTGCTGCTGGGCCGGCCGGGCGTGGACGTGCCCGCGATCGACCTGCTCGACCCGGCGGCCGGGCCGGAGCTGGTCGCGGCCGGTCGGCTCGGCGCCGATCCGGTGCTAGACGACGAGGCGAAGGCCCGCTACCGGCAGCACCTGCGGCGGCTCGACGACGAGATCGACCGGGCCGCCCGGCGCGACGACGAGCGGCGGCTGGCCGCCCTGGACGCCGAGCGCGCCGCCCTGCTCGACCAACTGCGGGCCGCCGCCGGGCTGGCCGGGCGCAGTCGCCGCCTCGGCGACCAGGCGGAGCGGGCGCGCAAGGCGGTCACCGGCCGGATCCGTGACTCGCTGCGCCGGATCGACCAGCGGCACCCGGCACTGGCGTCCCACCTGCGTGACTCGATCACCACCGGCACCTCGTGCCGCTACCTACCGCCCGACCCGATCTCCTGGCGTCTCTGA
- a CDS encoding YbaB/EbfC family nucleoid-associated protein, producing MLTETLRALAAHQSVDGGSGAPLPEGAGEAADGLVRVRTAPPGRVTAMEVDPRLLRLDLTTLIAHIMAAVNDAMADLQRTVTTTAGPVDLAGLSEQLTTIQQDAARQFTSFLDGLAYAQERLSRRGG from the coding sequence ATGCTCACCGAAACCCTGCGTGCGCTGGCCGCTCACCAGTCCGTCGACGGAGGATCTGGCGCGCCGCTGCCGGAGGGGGCCGGCGAGGCGGCCGATGGCCTGGTCCGGGTGCGCACCGCGCCGCCGGGCCGGGTGACCGCGATGGAGGTCGATCCACGCCTGCTCCGGCTCGATCTCACGACGCTGATCGCGCACATCATGGCCGCGGTCAACGACGCGATGGCCGACCTCCAGCGGACCGTCACCACGACCGCCGGGCCGGTCGACCTCGCGGGGCTGAGCGAGCAGTTGACAACCATCCAGCAGGACGCCGCCCGGCAGTTCACGTCCTTCCTCGACGGACTCGCCTACGCGCAGGAGCGGCTGAGCCGCCGGGGCGGGTAG
- a CDS encoding WXG100-like domain-containing protein, with protein MGLQIPGELRSLLDILGYDWPASDEQKLFELGRAWVEFSDEVNAFVDSAVSAATNALTGNEGGDIEAFQTWWDGAESPAASLASNATGAVVGGAGLIVCAAIVLALKIAVIVQLAVLAIEIAQAVATAGPTFGASLLEIPVFQALARTIVGNLMQEAVWRLIDG; from the coding sequence ATGGGTCTCCAGATTCCCGGCGAGCTGCGCAGCCTGCTCGACATTCTCGGCTACGACTGGCCGGCCTCGGACGAGCAGAAGCTGTTCGAGCTGGGTCGGGCGTGGGTCGAGTTCAGCGACGAGGTGAACGCGTTCGTCGACTCGGCGGTAAGCGCCGCCACCAACGCGCTGACCGGCAACGAGGGCGGCGACATCGAGGCCTTCCAGACCTGGTGGGACGGGGCGGAGAGCCCGGCCGCGAGCCTGGCCAGCAACGCCACCGGCGCGGTGGTCGGGGGTGCCGGGCTGATCGTCTGCGCGGCCATCGTGCTGGCCCTGAAGATCGCGGTCATCGTGCAGCTTGCCGTCCTGGCGATCGAGATCGCGCAGGCCGTCGCTACCGCCGGCCCGACCTTCGGCGCGTCGCTGCTCGAGATCCCGGTCTTTCAGGCGCTGGCCCGCACCATCGTCGGCAACCTCATGCAGGAGGCGGTCTGGCGGTTGATCGATGGTTAG